From Candidatus Hydrogenedentota bacterium, a single genomic window includes:
- a CDS encoding peroxiredoxin yields MSMLVTKPAPEFKAQTVLADNTIAEKTLSELRGNKYAVVFFYPLDFTFVCPSEIIAFDRKLDEFKRRNCEVIGISVDSQFTHLAWKNTPLDKGGIGNVRFPLVADLTKQIAEQYGVLFNNAVALRGLFLIDKAGVVRHAVINDLPLGRNIDEALRMLDALQYHETHGEVCPANWKEGQAAMKPTAAGVAEYLAKQN; encoded by the coding sequence ATGTCGATGTTGGTAACGAAACCCGCGCCGGAGTTCAAGGCGCAGACTGTGTTGGCAGACAATACGATCGCGGAAAAGACGCTGTCGGAACTGCGTGGTAACAAGTACGCGGTGGTGTTTTTCTATCCGCTCGATTTTACGTTCGTGTGCCCGTCGGAGATCATCGCTTTCGATCGGAAGCTGGACGAGTTCAAGAGGCGGAATTGCGAGGTGATCGGTATTTCGGTGGATTCGCAGTTCACGCACCTCGCGTGGAAGAACACACCGCTCGATAAAGGCGGCATCGGGAACGTGCGGTTTCCGCTTGTTGCGGACCTGACGAAACAGATCGCGGAACAGTACGGCGTATTGTTCAATAATGCGGTCGCATTGCGCGGGTTGTTCCTGATCGACAAGGCGGGCGTGGTGCGGCACGCGGTAATCAACGACTTGCCGCTGGGCCGCAATATTGACGAGGCGCTGCGCATGCTTGACGCCCTGCAGTATCACGAAACGCACGGCGAGGTGTGCCCCGCGAATTGGAAAGAGGGACAGGCTGCGATGAAGCCGACGGCCGCGGGCGTCGCGGAGTATCTTGCGAAGCAGAATTAG